The Leucobacter viscericola genome includes a window with the following:
- the map gene encoding type I methionyl aminopeptidase codes for MPFDVQGFLVPGSLPPVRTVPSNITRPPYVGLSEPPRYTGDNTYTEEEIDKIRAAGRIASRSLDAVEAAVKPGVTTAELDRIAHEYVVSQGAYPSTLGYRGYRASSCTSVNEVVCHGVPDDTVLREGDIVNVDVTAYLDGFHGDTNRTFCVGEVSEEVGLLVERTHESMMRGIKAAKPGREVNVIGRVIETYAKRFGYGVIRDFTGHGVGSSFHTGLIIPHYDSAPMYSDVIKPGMVFTVEPMLTLGTHLWDQWEDEWTITTRDKSVTAQFEHTIVVREDGFEILTLSE; via the coding sequence ATGCCATTTGATGTACAGGGGTTTCTTGTTCCGGGTTCGCTGCCACCAGTGAGGACGGTGCCGAGCAACATTACCCGCCCGCCCTACGTTGGCTTGAGCGAGCCACCGCGATACACCGGTGACAACACCTACACCGAAGAAGAGATCGACAAGATTCGTGCAGCGGGCAGGATCGCCTCGCGTTCCCTGGACGCAGTCGAAGCGGCAGTGAAACCCGGTGTCACCACCGCCGAGCTTGATCGCATCGCGCACGAGTATGTGGTGTCGCAGGGCGCCTACCCCTCGACGCTCGGGTACCGCGGCTATCGCGCGTCAAGCTGCACCTCCGTCAACGAGGTTGTCTGCCACGGCGTTCCCGATGACACCGTGCTGCGTGAGGGCGACATTGTGAACGTCGACGTCACGGCCTACCTCGACGGCTTTCACGGCGACACCAACCGCACCTTCTGCGTCGGAGAGGTGAGCGAAGAGGTCGGCCTGCTTGTCGAGCGCACGCACGAGTCGATGATGCGCGGCATCAAGGCCGCAAAGCCGGGGCGCGAGGTCAACGTGATTGGTCGTGTGATCGAGACCTACGCGAAGCGATTTGGCTACGGCGTCATCCGTGATTTCACCGGGCACGGCGTCGGATCCTCATTCCATACCGGGCTCATCATTCCTCACTACGACTCTGCGCCGATGTACAGCGATGTGATCAAGCCGGGCATGGTCTTCACCGTTGAGCCGATGCTGACCCTCGGCACGCACCTCTGGGATCAGTGGGAAGACGAGTGGACGATCACAACCCGCGACAAGTCAGTAACGGCGCAGTTCGAGCACACCATTGTTGTGCGCGAGGACGGCTTCGAGATTCTGACGCTCTCGGAGTAA
- a CDS encoding Nif3-like dinuclear metal center hexameric protein, whose amino-acid sequence MSENYTIADVRRVAEEFWPVATAESWDRVGLVSGSDSSPLRRVLLAVDAVAATVDEALEWDADLLLTHHPLLLRGVHSVAEDTAKGALLARLIRGECALLAAHTNADAPEGGVSDVIAQRLGLLEALPLVPGTDPAAGIGRVGVLPAPVTLRVFAEQVAAILPATVSGVRVAGDPERTVQRIALLGGAGDSLLDHPLVRSADVYLTSDLRHHPAQESLELSTAIGGPALVDVAHWASESLWLQGAADRLAARLPGVEFRVSELRTDPWSFAV is encoded by the coding sequence GTGTCAGAGAACTACACGATCGCAGATGTTCGCCGTGTTGCTGAGGAATTCTGGCCGGTAGCGACAGCCGAGAGCTGGGATCGCGTCGGCCTTGTCTCGGGAAGCGATTCATCGCCGTTGCGGCGGGTGCTGCTCGCGGTAGATGCCGTTGCGGCCACGGTCGATGAGGCCCTGGAGTGGGATGCAGACCTGCTTTTGACGCATCACCCGCTATTGCTGCGCGGAGTGCACTCAGTGGCCGAAGACACGGCAAAGGGCGCGCTGCTGGCACGGCTCATTCGTGGCGAGTGTGCGTTGCTCGCGGCGCACACAAACGCGGATGCCCCCGAGGGGGGAGTCTCCGATGTGATTGCGCAGCGGCTAGGGCTTTTAGAGGCCCTGCCGCTTGTGCCCGGAACCGACCCGGCAGCGGGCATCGGTCGTGTCGGGGTACTCCCGGCTCCCGTGACACTTAGAGTGTTCGCCGAGCAGGTTGCGGCGATCCTGCCCGCCACCGTGAGTGGTGTGCGCGTTGCCGGTGATCCCGAACGAACGGTGCAGCGCATTGCCCTCCTCGGCGGCGCTGGCGACAGTTTGCTCGATCACCCGCTCGTCAGAAGCGCCGATGTCTACCTCACGAGCGACCTACGGCACCATCCCGCACAGGAGTCCCTGGAGCTCTCGACGGCAATCGGAGGACCAGCACTAGTCGACGTCGCCCACTGGGCAAGCGAGTCGCTGTGGCTGCAGGGCGCAGCGGATCGACTCGCAGCACGACTGCCCGGCGTTGAGTTTCGTGTTTCCGAGCTACGCACGGATCCCTGGAGCTTTGCCGTCTGA
- the mmuM gene encoding homocysteine S-methyltransferase codes for MADNGSGLHAVLERGAVVLDGGLGTRLETRGNDVSSALWSAEILRLRPEEVRAAHRDFFDAGARVATTASYQVSYNGYAQIGVDAEIVDELLVRSVEVAKQARVESGLTGADAWVLASVGPYGASLGNGSEYTGDYDLSEAELTVWHERRLQVLDAASPDALLCETIPSNAEARALRNALGDLATPVILSFTVAEGRLRSGESLAEAVRIAETIPGILAVGVNCSSVADTDRALRIMREASGLPLIAYPNSGEVWDAESRSWSGSASSVASYVPGWRELGVKLIGGCCRVDTAELAAIAAATTQPRS; via the coding sequence GTGGCTGATAACGGCTCGGGCCTGCACGCGGTACTTGAGCGAGGCGCGGTTGTTCTTGACGGCGGGCTTGGCACGCGGCTAGAAACTCGCGGAAACGATGTTTCCTCCGCCCTCTGGTCGGCCGAGATCTTGCGGCTGCGCCCCGAGGAAGTTCGGGCGGCACACCGCGACTTTTTTGACGCGGGCGCGCGGGTCGCGACGACCGCCTCCTATCAGGTCAGCTACAACGGCTACGCCCAGATTGGCGTTGACGCAGAAATCGTCGACGAACTGCTGGTGAGAAGTGTCGAGGTGGCGAAACAGGCTCGCGTAGAGAGCGGTCTAACGGGCGCTGATGCGTGGGTGCTGGCGTCTGTGGGGCCCTATGGGGCGTCTCTTGGCAACGGCAGCGAATACACGGGCGACTACGACCTCAGCGAGGCTGAGTTGACTGTCTGGCACGAGCGCCGCCTTCAGGTACTCGATGCTGCGAGCCCAGATGCGCTGCTGTGTGAGACGATTCCGAGTAATGCTGAGGCACGGGCCCTGCGTAATGCGCTCGGAGACCTTGCCACACCCGTAATCTTGAGCTTTACCGTGGCCGAGGGGCGATTGCGCTCGGGTGAGTCCCTTGCGGAAGCAGTGCGCATCGCAGAAACTATTCCGGGTATCCTGGCCGTTGGCGTGAACTGCTCTTCCGTGGCAGACACGGATCGTGCGCTTCGCATCATGCGGGAGGCGAGTGGCTTACCGCTGATCGCCTACCCAAACAGCGGTGAGGTGTGGGATGCGGAGTCGCGAAGCTGGTCGGGATCGGCCAGTTCCGTCGCATCGTACGTGCCCGGCTGGCGTGAGCTGGGCGTCAAACTCATCGGCGGCTGCTGCCGGGTCGATACGGCCGAGCTTGCGGCGATCGCGGCTGCAACGACGCAGCCGCGATCCTGA
- a CDS encoding methionine aminopeptidase: protein MGKRDWGVEDPQETYWFNTRTGEVEDGPQSLSVDRLGPFSTREEAARANEIVAERARKWAEEEANED, encoded by the coding sequence ATGGGCAAGCGCGACTGGGGCGTCGAGGATCCGCAAGAGACTTACTGGTTTAACACTCGAACTGGCGAGGTAGAGGACGGCCCGCAGTCGCTCTCGGTTGATCGACTCGGCCCGTTCAGCACCCGTGAAGAGGCGGCCAGGGCCAACGAGATCGTTGCTGAGCGTGCACGCAAGTGGGCCGAGGAAGAGGCAAACGAAGATTAG
- a CDS encoding flavin reductase family protein: MSFTQDGSPAPVEFDGADALKRAFREHPAGISLITAQTPEGPVGLTASSVASVGIDPPALSFSVTRATGSAGGILGADSYLVHLLDNRHADIAQLFAVSGSERFTDDQGWEYLETGEPFLRDTRVALRCRTLHSLGVGSSVIVVAEVLGAHFGSSSAPMVYHDRVFHSLPWNENNLG, translated from the coding sequence ATGAGCTTCACGCAAGACGGATCACCTGCGCCGGTTGAATTTGACGGGGCGGATGCCCTCAAACGCGCCTTCCGAGAGCACCCGGCCGGCATCTCTTTGATCACGGCACAGACCCCGGAGGGCCCGGTGGGGCTCACCGCATCGAGTGTTGCCTCCGTGGGAATTGATCCACCCGCCCTCTCGTTTTCGGTCACTCGAGCCACGGGAAGTGCCGGTGGCATTCTCGGCGCGGATTCGTATCTCGTCCATCTGCTCGACAACCGTCACGCGGATATCGCCCAGTTGTTCGCGGTGTCGGGCTCCGAGCGGTTCACCGACGATCAGGGCTGGGAGTACCTAGAAACGGGCGAGCCGTTTCTGCGTGACACCAGGGTTGCTCTGCGCTGCCGCACCCTCCACTCGCTCGGAGTCGGATCGTCGGTGATTGTTGTGGCTGAGGTTCTTGGCGCACACTTTGGATCGAGCAGTGCCCCGATGGTGTACCACGACCGCGTGTTCCACTCGCTGCCTTGGAACGAAAACAACCTCGGCTGA
- a CDS encoding universal stress protein produces MSEKYLIGVDGSEQSQVALAWGLARATERGADVELLHVADDSFLSESVAFLSEAQQASEQMLAAEIEHARSIGFTGNVTGTAVVGHPISEVEEASRRADLLILGAHSGSRLAGSFFGTRAVKAAATAHCPVAVIPKTDVRPNAGVVVGIDGSDASKVAIAYAAEEASFRGVPLIAVYAWMPPLTPGLEYLWSEELVDSQRSAAEEAIAIGVAGLAERYPDLVIQREIVQAPPVAALVQAAEGAELLVVGSRGRGGLTRLLLGSVSHGVLQALPCPVIVTRA; encoded by the coding sequence ATGTCCGAGAAATATCTCATTGGAGTCGACGGATCTGAACAGAGCCAGGTCGCACTCGCCTGGGGGCTCGCACGGGCCACCGAGCGTGGTGCTGATGTCGAGCTGCTTCACGTCGCAGACGATTCATTCTTGTCTGAGAGTGTGGCCTTTCTCTCGGAGGCTCAGCAGGCTTCCGAGCAAATGCTCGCGGCAGAGATTGAGCACGCCCGCAGCATTGGCTTCACCGGAAACGTAACCGGTACCGCGGTTGTGGGCCACCCGATCTCAGAGGTCGAGGAGGCCTCGCGCCGCGCGGATCTGCTGATCCTTGGCGCGCACAGCGGCAGCCGTCTCGCCGGCTCGTTCTTTGGTACCCGCGCGGTGAAGGCAGCGGCTACGGCTCACTGCCCCGTCGCCGTGATTCCGAAGACCGATGTGCGGCCAAACGCCGGTGTGGTTGTTGGCATCGACGGTTCTGACGCCTCGAAGGTTGCGATCGCCTACGCTGCTGAGGAAGCTTCGTTCCGCGGGGTTCCCCTCATCGCCGTGTATGCGTGGATGCCACCGCTCACACCGGGGCTCGAGTACCTGTGGAGCGAAGAGCTCGTGGACTCGCAGCGTTCGGCTGCCGAGGAAGCGATCGCCATTGGTGTTGCGGGTCTCGCGGAGCGCTACCCCGATCTGGTCATTCAGCGCGAGATCGTGCAGGCGCCGCCTGTTGCGGCCCTTGTGCAGGCTGCCGAGGGTGCCGAACTGCTGGTCGTGGGCAGCCGCGGTCGCGGTGGCCTCACCCGTCTGCTGCTCGGGTCCGTCAGCCACGGCGTGCTGCAGGCGCTCCCCTGCCCCGTCATCGTGACGCGAGCATAA
- a CDS encoding ABC transporter substrate-binding protein: MKKRILSAALAAATLLALVGCAGSSSADSTPEQKSATTAGSSDSARSWADIQKSGVLHIGTITDYPPNEFKTDDGTPTGWAVELVEAIAKKLDLKVDYELLLFDNILPRIEGGAIDLGVGSFTDTREREKVVDFVNYYSAGTLWAAPKGSKVDPDNACGLKIAVMTGATQQLTELPERSKKCESAGKQPIEILPYTGQPEVTNAVLMGAADAFSADSPVTIDAIDALDGKLEIVGDMFDTAPYGFPVPRGSELAEPVRGALQELIDDGTYEKLLKKYHSESGAVTEAKINAASE; this comes from the coding sequence GTGAAGAAACGAATCCTCTCAGCCGCGCTTGCTGCGGCCACACTTCTCGCTCTCGTTGGTTGCGCAGGATCCTCGTCCGCAGACTCGACCCCAGAACAGAAGAGCGCAACGACTGCGGGCAGCTCCGACAGCGCACGAAGCTGGGCAGACATTCAGAAGTCTGGGGTGCTGCACATTGGCACGATCACCGATTATCCGCCCAACGAGTTCAAAACTGACGACGGCACACCAACGGGCTGGGCCGTAGAACTCGTTGAGGCAATTGCGAAGAAACTCGACCTCAAGGTTGACTACGAGCTGCTTCTTTTCGACAACATCCTGCCCCGCATCGAGGGGGGAGCCATTGACCTCGGCGTCGGATCCTTCACCGACACCCGCGAGCGCGAAAAGGTCGTCGACTTCGTCAACTACTACTCTGCCGGGACTCTCTGGGCGGCGCCCAAGGGAAGCAAGGTTGATCCTGACAACGCCTGCGGCCTGAAGATCGCCGTTATGACCGGCGCAACTCAGCAGCTGACCGAGCTGCCGGAGCGAAGCAAAAAGTGCGAGTCGGCTGGCAAACAGCCCATCGAAATTCTTCCCTACACGGGGCAACCGGAGGTCACAAACGCCGTTCTCATGGGAGCAGCGGACGCCTTCTCTGCTGATTCACCCGTGACGATCGACGCAATCGACGCCCTTGACGGAAAACTCGAGATCGTCGGCGACATGTTCGACACTGCACCCTATGGCTTCCCAGTACCTCGCGGCAGCGAACTTGCTGAGCCTGTGCGCGGCGCTCTGCAAGAGCTGATCGATGACGGCACCTACGAAAAGCTACTCAAGAAGTACCACTCCGAGTCGGGGGCCGTGACTGAGGCGAAGATCAACGCGGCATCTGAGTAG
- a CDS encoding zinc ribbon domain-containing protein, whose translation MKASTRQQRLLLDLQDLDNTLARLRRKRSTLPERAAIEGLGDETGAARDGFMKAQRELDTLRVELERIEADVATVQQRRDRDNEMLAVSTSSKEAQALQSELETLARRQSELEDRELELMESVEAAQASFAAAETVLAGVDGRRAELQSQLETAEQAIDAELAVDSKERDGVAAELQRDLLDLYESIRARTGVGAARLRGNVSEGSNMALAPAELSDIRATAPDEIVYCPGSGAILVRDFED comes from the coding sequence ATGAAGGCCAGCACCCGCCAGCAGAGACTGCTGCTTGATCTCCAAGACCTCGACAACACGCTGGCGCGTCTGCGCCGCAAACGAAGCACACTGCCCGAACGCGCGGCAATCGAGGGACTCGGTGACGAGACCGGCGCGGCGCGCGACGGGTTTATGAAGGCCCAGCGCGAGCTCGACACCCTTCGGGTTGAACTCGAACGCATTGAAGCCGACGTGGCGACCGTGCAGCAGCGACGAGACCGCGACAACGAAATGCTGGCGGTCAGCACCTCGAGCAAAGAGGCGCAGGCGTTGCAGAGTGAGCTTGAGACTCTGGCGCGCCGGCAGAGTGAGCTGGAAGATCGTGAACTAGAACTCATGGAGTCCGTTGAGGCCGCGCAAGCCTCGTTTGCAGCTGCAGAGACTGTACTCGCGGGTGTCGACGGTCGCCGCGCTGAGCTGCAGTCTCAGCTGGAGACCGCTGAGCAGGCCATTGACGCTGAGCTGGCTGTTGACTCAAAGGAGCGAGACGGGGTTGCTGCTGAGCTGCAGCGGGATCTGCTCGACCTGTACGAGTCGATTCGCGCCCGCACCGGCGTCGGTGCCGCCCGTTTGCGCGGCAATGTTTCCGAGGGCAGCAACATGGCGCTCGCCCCCGCTGAACTCAGCGACATTCGCGCAACGGCTCCCGATGAGATCGTGTACTGCCCGGGCAGCGGCGCGATCCTGGTACGCGACTTCGAGGACTAG
- a CDS encoding methionine ABC transporter permease produces the protein MDQLIELFNSGKFLEATIQTLTYVLFAMGVGGILGLILGIFLTVTRKGGILENNPTYWILNFLVNFFRPIPFVLLIFALQPLARAVIGTGIGDPMMLFALTFAASFGIARLVEQNLLTVSPGVIEAARAMGAGPLRTILTVLIPEGLGPVVLGYTFAFIAVVDMTAMAGIIGGGGLGNFAMQYGYRQFNPWVTWSAVLIIILIVQLVQVIGNWIARKLLRR, from the coding sequence ATGGATCAGCTCATCGAACTTTTTAACAGTGGCAAGTTCTTAGAGGCCACCATCCAAACGCTGACCTATGTGCTCTTCGCCATGGGTGTTGGTGGCATCCTCGGACTGATCCTTGGCATCTTCTTAACCGTGACGCGCAAGGGCGGCATTCTCGAGAACAACCCGACCTACTGGATTCTCAATTTCCTCGTTAACTTTTTCCGTCCGATTCCGTTTGTGCTGCTGATCTTCGCGCTGCAGCCCCTCGCGCGGGCGGTTATTGGAACAGGAATCGGCGATCCGATGATGCTCTTTGCGCTCACATTTGCCGCGAGCTTCGGAATCGCTCGCCTGGTGGAGCAGAACCTGCTGACCGTGTCACCCGGGGTCATCGAGGCCGCTCGCGCAATGGGAGCCGGCCCTCTCCGCACCATCCTCACCGTCCTGATTCCCGAGGGCCTCGGACCGGTTGTGCTCGGTTACACCTTCGCGTTTATTGCGGTGGTCGATATGACTGCGATGGCCGGCATTATTGGCGGCGGCGGTCTCGGTAACTTTGCGATGCAGTACGGTTACCGCCAGTTCAACCCGTGGGTCACCTGGTCGGCCGTTCTGATCATTATCCTGATCGTTCAACTCGTGCAGGTTATTGGCAACTGGATTGCTCGCAAGCTACTCAGGAGGTAG
- a CDS encoding MetQ/NlpA family ABC transporter substrate-binding protein gives MTFKKRGVVAASIAALALILTGCSAPASDSGKSDSKSDSSETVRIGVVGASDPYWKTFTKAAADEGIKVDLVDFTDYNQPNPALSAGELDLNQFQHIVYLADYNVANNDDLVAIGSTAIYPLAVFSTKHKKLDEIPKGGSVAVPSDPTNRARALNVLQSADLIKLKDGGTLFSTPDDIDAGASKVKVTEMDASFTATSLADVDAAVVNNDFVTDAGLKFSDALYQDDPEDEGAKYFINIFAAKAKDADNPTYKKLVEIYQTNKDVQAGVLENSGDSAIMVKTPTSELKEILKDSEDQVRKNK, from the coding sequence ATGACTTTCAAGAAGCGCGGCGTAGTCGCCGCCTCCATTGCCGCCCTCGCGCTGATCCTGACCGGCTGCTCCGCTCCCGCGTCCGACAGCGGCAAGTCCGACAGCAAGAGTGACTCCTCTGAAACGGTGCGCATCGGTGTTGTTGGCGCGAGCGACCCCTACTGGAAGACGTTCACCAAGGCCGCAGCCGACGAGGGCATCAAGGTTGACCTTGTTGACTTCACCGACTACAACCAGCCGAACCCTGCGCTGAGCGCCGGTGAACTCGACCTCAATCAGTTCCAGCACATCGTCTACCTCGCCGACTACAACGTGGCAAACAACGATGACCTGGTTGCGATCGGTTCGACCGCCATTTACCCGCTGGCGGTGTTCTCAACGAAGCACAAGAAGCTCGACGAGATCCCGAAGGGTGGTTCGGTCGCCGTTCCGTCGGACCCCACCAACCGTGCTCGCGCGCTAAACGTGCTGCAGTCGGCAGACCTTATCAAGCTCAAGGATGGCGGCACGCTGTTCTCGACGCCCGACGACATTGATGCCGGCGCCTCTAAGGTGAAGGTAACCGAGATGGACGCGTCGTTCACCGCTACCTCCCTCGCAGACGTCGACGCAGCCGTTGTGAACAACGACTTCGTCACCGACGCTGGCCTGAAGTTCTCGGACGCGCTCTACCAGGATGACCCGGAAGACGAGGGCGCCAAGTACTTCATCAACATCTTTGCGGCCAAGGCCAAGGATGCTGACAACCCGACGTACAAGAAGCTCGTTGAGATCTACCAGACGAACAAGGACGTGCAGGCTGGCGTGCTCGAGAACTCGGGCGACAGCGCGATCATGGTCAAGACGCCAACCAGCGAGCTCAAGGAGATCCTCAAGGATTCCGAGGATCAGGTTCGCAAGAACAAGTAA
- a CDS encoding methionine ABC transporter ATP-binding protein gives MTRVQMIGVGKRYPGRGKDADPIVAVDDVSIDVASGEIHAVIGYSGAGKSTLLRLVNGLERATSGKILVGDDEITSLPESQVRIVRGGIGMIFQQFNLFHSKRVARNVEYPLIVAKVPPTERKRRVAELLDFVGLTDKANAFTDQLSGGQKQRVGIARALATNPGVLLADEATSALDPQTSQEVLALLRRVNEEFGITIILITHEMEVVREIADRVTVMDGGHAVEQGDVFDVFSSPKTETTRRFVATALPTQPEAEHLEELRRRHRGKLITLTFRDGDVDQPVVFQTLADRGVGVSIVHGGVTDVGGRSFGKLTLELIGDDLKVEHAVAALAQQADLEVLA, from the coding sequence GTGACACGCGTACAAATGATCGGGGTCGGTAAGCGTTACCCCGGCCGCGGCAAGGATGCAGATCCCATCGTTGCGGTCGATGACGTCTCCATAGATGTCGCCTCGGGGGAGATCCACGCCGTCATCGGTTACTCGGGAGCCGGCAAGAGCACCCTCCTTCGACTAGTTAATGGTCTTGAACGTGCGACCTCGGGCAAGATCCTGGTCGGCGACGACGAGATCACGAGCCTGCCCGAGTCTCAGGTGCGGATTGTGCGGGGTGGGATCGGCATGATCTTCCAGCAGTTCAATCTGTTTCACTCGAAGCGAGTCGCTCGCAACGTCGAGTACCCGCTCATCGTTGCAAAGGTGCCGCCGACTGAACGCAAGAGACGTGTCGCCGAGCTGCTCGACTTTGTCGGGCTCACCGACAAGGCAAACGCCTTCACCGATCAGCTCTCGGGCGGCCAGAAGCAGCGTGTCGGCATCGCGCGCGCGTTGGCCACGAACCCGGGCGTACTGCTGGCGGACGAGGCGACGAGCGCCCTCGATCCGCAGACCTCACAAGAGGTGCTCGCACTTCTGCGTCGGGTTAATGAGGAGTTTGGCATCACGATCATTCTCATCACGCACGAGATGGAGGTCGTGCGCGAAATCGCTGACCGAGTGACCGTCATGGACGGCGGCCACGCGGTCGAACAGGGTGACGTTTTTGATGTGTTCTCAAGCCCAAAGACGGAGACCACCCGTCGGTTTGTTGCCACGGCGCTCCCGACCCAACCCGAGGCGGAGCACCTTGAAGAACTGCGACGTCGACACCGCGGCAAGCTCATCACACTCACGTTCAGAGACGGCGACGTGGATCAGCCGGTCGTGTTCCAAACCCTCGCCGATCGCGGCGTTGGCGTGAGCATCGTGCACGGCGGTGTCACCGACGTTGGTGGGCGCAGCTTCGGCAAGCTGACCCTGGAACTCATCGGCGACGACCTGAAGGTTGAGCACGCTGTTGCGGCTCTCGCGCAGCAGGCTGACCTGGAGGTGCTCGCATAA
- a CDS encoding glyceraldehyde-3-phosphate dehydrogenase codes for MNQRAVSHLEAWKSKQELAERMIPLIGQLYRDHDVVMSVHGRSLVGRSAIDIIRAHSYARKIDEVELPLAETSAIVEALATIQPGPVSVDLALLANEFRASGSQDLEGYLRGVLAPAIGAQPGTGTDVVLYGFGRIGRLLARIIIDHSGSGNGLNLRAIVVRKGAENDLVKRANLLRRDSVHGPFNGTIKVLEDENAILANGVRIQVIYSNDPATVDYTEYGIENAILVDNTGRWRDAEGLSQHLEHTKGISRVLLTAPGKGDMLNVVYGVNNDKITDAHTILSAASCTTNAITPVLKVINDKFGVKQGHVETVHSYTNDQNLIDNFHKGDRRGRSAALNMVLAETGAAKAVSKALPEFEGKLTGNAIRVPTPDVSMAVLNLQLETETDRDEINAFLEKVSLTGALRTQIDYVESPEIVSTDFVGSNRAGIVDGLATIVTGNTAILYVWYDNEYGYSCQVVRIIEQLAGSHPAHLPALEA; via the coding sequence ATGAACCAGCGAGCCGTGTCTCATCTTGAAGCGTGGAAATCAAAGCAAGAACTCGCCGAGCGGATGATCCCGCTCATTGGCCAGCTCTACCGCGATCACGATGTGGTGATGTCCGTGCACGGGCGAAGCCTTGTTGGTCGCTCCGCGATCGACATCATCCGCGCGCACAGCTACGCGCGCAAGATCGACGAGGTTGAGTTGCCGCTCGCCGAAACCTCCGCAATTGTTGAGGCGCTGGCCACGATTCAGCCAGGCCCGGTGTCCGTTGACCTCGCGCTGCTCGCGAACGAATTCAGGGCTTCAGGATCGCAGGATCTCGAGGGCTACCTGCGTGGAGTGCTTGCCCCCGCGATCGGCGCCCAGCCCGGCACCGGCACCGACGTGGTGCTGTACGGCTTCGGTCGTATCGGTCGTCTGCTCGCCCGCATCATCATTGACCACTCGGGCAGTGGTAATGGCCTCAACCTGCGCGCCATCGTGGTGCGCAAGGGCGCCGAGAACGACCTCGTGAAGCGCGCAAACCTGCTGCGCCGTGACTCGGTGCACGGCCCCTTCAACGGCACCATCAAGGTACTTGAAGACGAGAACGCGATCCTCGCAAACGGTGTGCGCATTCAGGTCATCTACTCGAACGACCCCGCGACGGTCGACTACACCGAGTACGGCATCGAAAACGCGATCCTCGTTGACAACACCGGCCGCTGGCGCGATGCCGAGGGGCTTTCTCAGCACCTCGAGCACACCAAGGGCATCTCTCGTGTGCTGCTCACCGCACCCGGCAAGGGCGACATGCTGAACGTGGTCTACGGCGTCAACAACGACAAGATCACCGACGCGCACACGATCCTCAGTGCCGCCTCCTGCACGACCAACGCCATCACCCCCGTGCTGAAGGTGATCAACGACAAGTTCGGCGTCAAGCAGGGGCACGTCGAGACCGTGCACTCGTACACAAACGACCAGAACCTGATCGACAACTTCCACAAGGGCGATCGCCGCGGCCGCTCGGCAGCGCTCAACATGGTGCTTGCTGAGACCGGTGCCGCAAAGGCCGTGTCCAAGGCTCTCCCCGAGTTCGAGGGCAAGCTGACGGGCAACGCGATTCGCGTTCCCACACCCGACGTGTCGATGGCCGTGCTCAACCTGCAGCTTGAGACCGAGACCGACCGCGACGAGATCAACGCGTTCCTCGAGAAGGTGTCGCTGACGGGCGCACTGCGCACGCAGATCGACTACGTTGAATCGCCCGAGATTGTTTCGACCGACTTTGTCGGCTCAAACCGCGCGGGCATCGTTGACGGTCTCGCGACGATCGTGACCGGCAATACCGCGATTCTCTACGTCTGGTACGACAACGAGTACGGCTACAGCTGCCAGGTCGTTCGCATCATTGAACAGCTTGCTGGCAGCCACCCTGCGCATCTTCCTGCGCTGGAGGCGTAG
- a CDS encoding MBL fold metallo-hydrolase — translation MAARIERLVTVGMFGAGRPGLPPEGVELENNVWLVGDDEQVLIIDAAHDADAIVRAVGEREVLGLLLTHGHEDHINAAVATAQALDTHIYLHPSDLFLWQEFYGDTPPDFELSDGASFMVAGVDIATVHTPGHTPGSVCFVASGLGTVFSGDTLFQGGPGATRWEYSSFPQIVESIRTRLFTLPGAMGVNPGHGDSTSIAAEQPSLEAWLARG, via the coding sequence ATGGCAGCTCGGATTGAACGGCTCGTTACCGTCGGTATGTTTGGTGCGGGTCGACCCGGGCTGCCACCGGAGGGCGTTGAACTTGAGAACAACGTCTGGCTAGTGGGCGACGATGAGCAAGTGCTCATCATTGATGCGGCCCACGACGCCGATGCGATTGTTCGTGCCGTGGGCGAGCGTGAGGTCTTGGGCCTCCTGCTCACCCACGGTCACGAGGATCACATCAACGCGGCAGTCGCCACTGCACAGGCGCTGGATACGCATATTTACCTTCACCCGAGTGACCTGTTTCTCTGGCAGGAGTTCTACGGTGACACACCACCAGACTTTGAGCTCAGCGATGGTGCCTCGTTTATGGTCGCGGGAGTCGACATCGCGACGGTTCACACTCCCGGGCACACGCCGGGATCCGTGTGTTTTGTGGCCTCCGGGCTCGGCACGGTTTTCTCAGGGGACACACTGTTTCAGGGCGGTCCGGGGGCGACCCGCTGGGAATACTCAAGCTTTCCGCAGATTGTTGAGTCGATCCGTACCCGCCTGTTCACGCTGCCGGGCGCAATGGGCGTCAACCCCGGGCACGGCGACAGCACCTCGATCGCTGCCGAGCAACCGTCGCTAGAGGCCTGGCTCGCGCGTGGCTGA